One Leucoraja erinacea ecotype New England unplaced genomic scaffold, Leri_hhj_1 Leri_484S, whole genome shotgun sequence genomic window, tgtgtaatgtatggctgcagaaacggcatttcgtttggacctccaggggtccaaatgacaattaaattgactcttgactcttgactcttggatggGGTGCAAAGatactggacgtccatggtataGATTAGGAAGTGTGGGACAAGGCATTCAAATTTGTAGTATGAGGAGATGACTTCAGTAGGGCAAAATCAATGTAAATAAAGGTCTGGCCAGCTAGGGTACTCATGTCCATGGAATTGGGCTGGAGATTGAAACGGGCAGTGCAGGGTTTGGGAAAAACTAGGGTGGTAGTTGGGGAGGGAACATTGTCAAAAGGCATGAGATCTGTGATGGATTGGGAGATAGTGGTCTGATGTTTGTCGGTGATGTCATGGTCAAGGGGTGGGTATGAGCAGTTGTACGAGAGGCCTTCAGCATGGTAGAGTTCTGTCAGCCAGATTGCATCAGCACCACCCTTGTCTGTTCCCTCCATAAACGCTGCCTGacgctgatttcctccagaactttgtttttaacccaattccaccatttgcagttgcaGTCACATTCAGAACTTAGGTTGTTTATTATCTGGGACTACATGATCATCATCACTGCACAAGGTGTTGATCATGGACCTGAGAACTTGTTTCCATCATCCACTGAGGAttcccagcactttctgtttgtaTTTAAAATCTTCAACATCCTTTGAagctttggcccacagtgtccgtgccaaaaatgttgccaagttaaactattgtCGCCTTtgcatgcacatgatccacatccctccctaTTCAGTGATGTGGAAGTGTCTTCCTAAATGTTGTGATGAGACACTTTCAAGTTAAGTTCAGAAAGGATCTTGCCTATAAATCCATCATATGGCATCTGCCAAGTTCAGATTACTAGAATCGGCGTATTAAGATGCTGTCACACTGCGCCACCATAACGCTTACCTTCTGATATGATGACTGTTACTTTGATCACAGACTAATTTGTACCCAAGACTCAAGTGTCATCACAAACAAACAAGACTTAAAATCATGCAAGAAGATTTACTTACCGGAACAGGGCCAACATTAGTACGACCCATAGTCAATTTCAGGCTGTACAAAAAGACAAAGTAAAAAAGCAGAACACCATTACATCACAAAGGGAATTGTCTGGATTTTTAACAATGTTTGTGCAATCTGACTTTAAACTCCTGGTGCAGTGATGTGAGGAAACTTGCAACAAATATAATGGCAGCCTGGGTTTGTACTGAATACTTGGATGCATACCATTGCATCACAGGCATGTTTAAACTATCGCACATTTTTCGATGCGCTGTTCTCTTTGCATCCTGAGATCCAGCCGTATCGCCACACCTCAGTGCACGCATGCCCTTGACCTCTCCCTGCAACAGCACCAACCCTTTCTATCTCAGTTCTGTCCTAGAACACAGTTCCACTTTATCCGTTGCCACATGCAGTGCCTCTACTTTCCtctggtctccctctcccccgtccAGTTTCAGCCCTTGCCGTGTTTTCACCTCAATCCGTCTGATCTTCCCCTCTCTGATCCTAAACAGTGGCCACACTAACAAGCATTTTTTCTTGTTTTTGTCTATATTCACAGGGTCTGAGATCTGCTCAACATTGTCATagattcataaattcacaactggaATGCATGCAGGCTTGACATTGACATTATATTCACAGATATTTCTTCCAATATGCAGCCAAACACAATAAAGGTGGCTGTGGCACAAATGATAGCTTCTCATCGGAATAAGGAATGAGGAGCGGcatagtggtgcaatggtagagtagctgtctcacagctccagagatccgagttaatcctgaccttgagtgctgtctgtgtggagtttgcaccttctccctgtgaccatgtggggttcctccaggtgctctggtttcctcccatatcctaatGATgtgtggatttataggccaattgGTGATATAAATAACTCCTAATGTGTACATGTGGGATAACAGAAGTCGTGTGAACCAGTGAGCGGTGGTCATTGTGGGTTTGACatgccaacgggcctgtttccaggctgtatctaaaTTAACATAACatgcataaaataaaataacatgcAAAATGTCACGTTTATCAGAGGAATGATATGATTTATGATTATGATGCTACCTGATAACTTGCTTGTTGCATGAAAAATATTTCTTTATCTTTGTTTCAACTTTGGAAAGAGATCATAATCAATTTAAATGGCATCGCGTCTCATGGCATATAATGATCCTGATGAAACACTGGCATTTGGGTGAGTTATATGTGAGCTCAATGGTGAAAATCAGTTGCTTGAACTTTATCTTATTCAATGCACCGACTTTGACAAATTCCACTCAATGTCACTAGACAGGAGTCTCAGACAATTCTGGTGGATTAATCCTAATACAGATGTTGCATCCTCTCTGAAATTAACTAATAACGTACATCGACGgtcaaatttagatttagatctaTTGTACTCTACAGGCTTCGGTACTATATTAATAAAGGAAATAAGCAAAAAAGTAATCAATAATGACTGAGTTTGGCTATCAGTGAATGGTAATTGTTAGTTGTGCATTCAGTATAAAAGTTATGGATTGAAGCCCCAATCTAAACATTTGAACACATAATCTACACTAATTTTAACTATGATTGATTTTTTGCAGGGACAGCTCCATCCACAAATTCAGATGGTTAAAGATGTTTGAACATTTTGCCAAAACAGAGCAGGTCGTTTTTCCAGTGTCCCTCTGATGTGTATTTATTCTCCAATGCCAAGGATCTTCGATGTTTGTTGTAATAACTTGTGTGGTAATTATCTTACCCCGCACAGACTGGGTCCATGTGAGGGCATGAATTGTCTTTCAGTTGTCTTTCCCTTACCTATTCAGTTGTACGGATCCAATCAGTTTCATCTGAGCGATACGCACACGAGCAGAGACACTCGCTTGCTGCAACAAGACAAAATAATCAAGGAGATTTCTCATGGCAATAGTTTTGCCAACCATAAAAATTTATGTACTACAGAAAAAGACGATTTTTGTACTTACAATATTCAGGACAAAAAGTGATGCGAGGGTTGAATTTGGCAGGACTGCGCACACGTCAAATGCTCCAAATGCTTGAACGTTGATGTGTTTTTTTGCAGCCTTCAGAACTGGCGATCGAGTGGC contains:
- the LOC129693929 gene encoding bactericidal permeability-increasing protein-like, which encodes MPIELRLRATRSPVLKAAKKHINVQAFGAFDVCAVLPNSTLASLFVLNIQASVSARVRIAQMKLIGSVQLNSLKLTMGRTNVGPVPVAGLQLIMNLAVKFAVLPGVNVKLAKGVPLPNVKKLVFINPRLDVNKNILVIATDVRYRP